Genomic DNA from Carnobacterium divergens DSM 20623:
GGCTATTGCCAGTAGCTCGATGGGGTTTGTCAACCATCAGTTACCAGAGCAGCTAAGTTTATTAGGATTTGTTTACATGGAAGATACGATTCGAGCTGAAGCTCCTGCAACTTTAAAGTATTTTAACCAACAAGGAGTGGCCATTCGTATTATTTCAGGAGACAATCCTAAAACAGTGGCTCATATAGCAGAACGAGTTGGTGTAGAGGATGCAAAACAAGCAATTGATATGAGTCAAGTAGACAAAGAAGCAGATTTAACTGAAATTATAGCCAAGTATCGGGTTTTTGGTCGTGTGAGTCCAACGCAGAAAAGGGAGTTGATTCAAGCGATGCAAAAAGCAGGACATACTGTTGGCATGACTGGCGATGGTGTGAATGATATTTTAGCGTTAAAAACAGCAGACTGCGGCATTGCGATGGCTGAAGGAAGTACGGCGGCTAAAAGTGTTTCTGATTTTGTATTGCTTGATTCTAATTTTGATTCATTAGTTGGTGTTGTAATGGAAGGAAGACGAGTGGTAAATAACATTCAACGAGTAGCGTCACTTTATTTAACGAAGACTGTTTATTCGGCAATTTTGGCGGTGTTGTTTATTTTTATGAATCAAGCTTATCCGTTTCAGCCAATCCAATTGAGTCCAATTAATGCTTTAACAGTAGGTATTCCCTCGTTCTTTTTAGCCCTACGACCAAACTATGCACAAATTAAAGGAGGCTTCTTTAAAAATGTCATGAAGCCGGCATTGACAGCCGGAATTCTTGTTGTTCTGTATATTTGTATGATTTTAGTGATGGGAACTATTTGGCATTTAGACTATTCAATTACTTCGACGTTAAGCGTCTTATTGACGGGAATGGTTTGTTTCACATCTTTGATCTATGTAGCCAATCCGTTAAGCAAAAAAGTAATTGGTTTAATCAGTAGTTTAATCGTAGTCTTTTTGCTGATTTTCTTCTTTTTTGGGAATTTCTTCTCGTTAGTAAGTATTTTTAATAAGGAGATTTTAGTTTTTGCAGTTCCTTTAATTGTCACCGTTGTTCCGATGTATCATTTTATTCGAAAGCTGATTTTAAAAGCAATTCATTAAAAAATAGAAAAAAACGACTTTCTTTGATGAATAATCAAAGAAAGTCGTTTTTTTTTGTAAATACAGTTAAATGAATCAGTTTTTCATAAAAGTATAAAAAAAAAGAAAAAATAAGATTGTTATTTTTAATTTTTATTAAAAAGAATTATAATGTTGATTTAATAGTTTGTCTCTTGTTTTTTCGTTAATTATAATAAAGGTTTATTTGTTATTTTATTTAAAAGTGATAAAAACACACTTTTTATTATTTGTTAAAAGAGATATAATTATTGTATTCGTGGCTAATCTAAAAAGAATGCTTGCGAATAATTATAAATAGAAGGAGAGTCACATAATGTCACAAATCAGATTATCACCAGAAGAATTACGTACATCCGCACAAAAATACACACAAGGTTCAGATGAGATTGATTCATTATTAAGCAACCTAAAAAGCGAACAAGAAAATATCACTCAAAACTGGGGTGGTAGTGCTTCTGAAAAATTCAGCCAACAATTTACTGAATTATCAGGAAAAGTAACAGAATTCTCACAATTGTTACGTGATATCAACCGTCAGTTGAATGAAGTTGCAACAGCAGTTGAAGAAACAGATAGAGAAATTGCAAGCAAAATTGGTTTTCAATAATTAAGAATAACTCGTTAAGTAGGCGGGAGGGTATTTCCCCTCTCGCTTATTTTTGGATGAGGAGCGTAAATCATGAAGAAAAAAATTACCGTTGGAATAGTATTTTTTATGTTGATTGTCTTATTAGGAGGATCCCTTACATACTTAGGATTATTTTCTAAGACAGTTGAGAATAAAGAACAAAAAGATCAAGTTTCTCGGATGACAATTGCATTAGTCAACGAAGACGCTGGGACTGATTTTCAAGGAAAGCAGTTTTCATTAGGCGAAAATTATACAAAGAAGGTCGAACAAGATACGAAACAAAACTGGTATTTGGTAAGTAGAAGTATTGCAGAGAGTGGATTAGCAAACGATACATACAATCTGATGATTGTGATTCCTAGTAACTTTTCAGAAAATGTGTTTAGCCTGAGTTCCGTTGCGCCAGAAAGAACCGAAATCAGTTATAAAATTAATGCGAATGGAAATAAGGATGTTGAAAATGAGGCTTTAAAAGTTGCTAAAACGACTATTTCTGAATTAAACAAAGAATTGGTGGATGTCTACATTGCTTCAATTTTAGACAATTTATATACAGCACAAAAAAATGTTGGAAGTGTAGTTGCAAATCAAAAAGAAAAAGTAGGGATTTACAGCAATTCAGTTTTTAAACCAGTAGATGGCTACACGAAACAATTTGAAGGACTTAAGGAGTCAGGTGATACCTCAGTTAAAGGGTTAGATGACCATAGTAAATTATTAGCTAGCTATTTAGAATCTGTTGTCGGCTACAATAAAAGTCAAACGGGCTATGATGATAACTTACAAAAGTTGATTGAAACCCAATTGAAAAACCAAGAAGATTATAAAGCATTTAGCGAAGAGATCAATAAGTACAATTTGCAATTATCAAGCGAGGAAACACAGGAATTATATGATCGCTTAGTGACCGAAAATAAATTGATAGGCAATGAATTCACTAAAACAGAAGAAACCTCTTTATTAAATCAAGTGGATAATGCTGGAAATTATATTACAGAAGTTGAAAAGACCGTTGAGTTGCAAAAAAATGCAATTGATGAGTTGCTTGCAGATAATAAAAAAGCGTTAGACGAAATTGTTCGAACAAATTTAAAAGAGATTTATGGACTTAGTGAGGCAGATTCTAAGTTAACGTTAGAAAACTTGCTACAAGGTGAAGAGGGCATGCCAGAAAGTAAATTGGCAGCAATCAAAGCAGAAGAATTCGAACGCTTAAATGCATTATCTTCTAAACTAGCTACTTTACTCTATTTAGATGGAGCAATGCTGGAAAGTAGCGTTTATTTAGATGGTGGAACGAAAGATTTTATTCAAGTAGAATTGGAAAAAATTAATAACTACCTCAATAAAGAGCGTGGAACAAATAATTTTAAATTAAATCTTCACGAAGGTGAAATATTAACAATAAATCCAGATGATTATGAACCAGTAAATAATGAGAAAATAGCTAAATTAGATGGGTTAAAACAACAATTAAATCAAAAAGAGTCAACCATTTACACGAAGACGATCGTAGAAACTTCATTAGTAGATTATTCATTTGAAAAAAATATTGATTTAAGTTTGACCGTTCCAAGTGGAGTTTTGATAAATAAAGTATCTATCATTGATTCAAAGGGTGACGAAATTGATCTTGATAAGGAACAAATTCAAAATGGAGCAATTAATTTACTCGGTATATTAAATGACAAGAAAAATCCAAGAAAATTAACCCGTCATTTAACGATGGCAATTGAGTATCAGCTGGATTTAAATGCTGAAGAAATTGGAATTGAAGAAGCGCCAAAAGACAAACTTCAATTATCAGTCACGCCGTATCTAGGAATTACGACTGGACCGCTTCCTATTGGTGGAAAGCCGCCAGAGGAAATTGAAACAAATCCGAATGACTTTGTCCCGGGTAAGCCATTTGAGAAAAAAATAACCTTACCTTTCAATGCCATCAATACAAAAGAGTATCGTCGAACATTAAAAACATATCATAAATTGATTGGTGAATATCAACAAGAGTATAAAAATGGGGTTCAAGAATTGTCCGTTTTATTCGGTACTTTGAATGAAGATGGAAGCTCTACAAAGCCAAGAAATGCATCACGGTATTACAATGAATTACGTAATGATACGGATGTTTTTGGCATTATTACAAGATTAATGATGGTTCCTGTTACGAATACGTATAACGATTATTTAGCTGATTTTATCACGTATCAAGAAGCCGCAACGAAGATGGCTGCTCAATTAGAAGAGTTGAATCAAAAGATGGTTGATACAACAGAAACAACCAAAAACTTAAATCAAGAAGTTGACAATCAGCTTGAAAATTTAAGTAAATGGCAAAAAGAAATGGCTTCAATTGAAAGCAACGAAATGAGAACAAGCCTTTTAACCGAGAGTGAACATGAAACAACTAAAATGCTTCACGAAGAATTAAAAATGCTGGTTCAAGAAAGTGAACGTTTAAAAGAAACTTCTGAATCCAACATTGAGTCTGCAAATTCCATTAAAAAAATCTTTGATGATTTTAATGAGGATACGGTCGCTATTCAAAAAAGTGGGGAGAATGTAACCGCTAATACAAAAGATTTAATGGGTCAATTTAAAAAACAAACAGACAACCATACAGATTTTTCTAAAACCTTTAATAAAGTCTTAGAAAACGGACAACAAAATGGGGTTTTAAATAATCAGTTTGTTGATTTTCTTTCAGCTCCAGTAAGCGAGCAAGACAATGGTCGCATTTCAAGTGGGGATACGTATTACCCTTATTTGATTATTGTAGCGTTGTTTATCACAAGCATTTTCACTTCTTACGTGCTTGATTTAAGTGTTTGGAAAATGAGAAAAGTCAACAGTTTCCAAGAAGAAGACAACTTGGCTATTCGAAATCTGCCAATGGTATTACTAGGAGTTACGGCAGCGATTATTGAAGGCCTAGTAATTGGTATCTTAAGCTTTAGAATGCAAGGATTAAATGGAGACATTCAGTTAACTTGGCTAGCCAATATTATTCTGCTACAAATTGTGTTTGTTCTGCTAACGTCGTATCTTTTAAGACAGTTTAAAATGCTTGGAATGTTTATGAACCTCGTGCTATTTACAGCCTATTTATTACTGACGGATGCCGTTGGAAGAGCGATCGATTCAAGCAGTATTTTCTATAAAATTAGAACGTTTTCTCCCTTATACCAAGGAGAATCAATCTTATCAAATGTATCCAATCAAATTCAAACAACCAATCACTATTTGCTTTATTTAATCGGAGCAATTCCGTTGTTGATTTTACTCAATTTAGTTGTTTGGCTACCGAATTTCAAAAAGAAAACCAAAGTGGAAGGAGAAGAATAAATGTTAAAACCAAAGGGATTCATCGTTCAACTTGTTTTCTTTTGTTCCTTTTCTCTTTCTAGTCCACTCGTTTTTGCAGAAGAAACGCGCTTAGAAAACAATCAACTAGATATGAAAGTAGATCGCATTGAGCAAACAACAACGAATCAAAATCAAGAAACGACAAGCGCTGCTGATTTATTTGATGAAATTGAAAATCAAATGTATCAAGAACGTGTGAAAACCAAAGAGGAATTAGAAAAACAGGAGCAAGAACAACGCTTTACCAAAAAAACAGAGAAAGTAGTCCTTTATTCAGATAAAGATTATTTTAATAAATCTGTAAATGAAGAAACAGACACAGTGAAGCCAGATACTCAATTAGCAGCAAAAACGAATGCAGACGAAACAGAAGAGTTGGATTCGTCTGTGCTATTG
This window encodes:
- a CDS encoding WXG100 family type VII secretion target, with translation MSQIRLSPEELRTSAQKYTQGSDEIDSLLSNLKSEQENITQNWGGSASEKFSQQFTELSGKVTEFSQLLRDINRQLNEVATAVEETDREIASKIGFQ
- the esaA gene encoding type VII secretion protein EsaA encodes the protein MKKKITVGIVFFMLIVLLGGSLTYLGLFSKTVENKEQKDQVSRMTIALVNEDAGTDFQGKQFSLGENYTKKVEQDTKQNWYLVSRSIAESGLANDTYNLMIVIPSNFSENVFSLSSVAPERTEISYKINANGNKDVENEALKVAKTTISELNKELVDVYIASILDNLYTAQKNVGSVVANQKEKVGIYSNSVFKPVDGYTKQFEGLKESGDTSVKGLDDHSKLLASYLESVVGYNKSQTGYDDNLQKLIETQLKNQEDYKAFSEEINKYNLQLSSEETQELYDRLVTENKLIGNEFTKTEETSLLNQVDNAGNYITEVEKTVELQKNAIDELLADNKKALDEIVRTNLKEIYGLSEADSKLTLENLLQGEEGMPESKLAAIKAEEFERLNALSSKLATLLYLDGAMLESSVYLDGGTKDFIQVELEKINNYLNKERGTNNFKLNLHEGEILTINPDDYEPVNNEKIAKLDGLKQQLNQKESTIYTKTIVETSLVDYSFEKNIDLSLTVPSGVLINKVSIIDSKGDEIDLDKEQIQNGAINLLGILNDKKNPRKLTRHLTMAIEYQLDLNAEEIGIEEAPKDKLQLSVTPYLGITTGPLPIGGKPPEEIETNPNDFVPGKPFEKKITLPFNAINTKEYRRTLKTYHKLIGEYQQEYKNGVQELSVLFGTLNEDGSSTKPRNASRYYNELRNDTDVFGIITRLMMVPVTNTYNDYLADFITYQEAATKMAAQLEELNQKMVDTTETTKNLNQEVDNQLENLSKWQKEMASIESNEMRTSLLTESEHETTKMLHEELKMLVQESERLKETSESNIESANSIKKIFDDFNEDTVAIQKSGENVTANTKDLMGQFKKQTDNHTDFSKTFNKVLENGQQNGVLNNQFVDFLSAPVSEQDNGRISSGDTYYPYLIIVALFITSIFTSYVLDLSVWKMRKVNSFQEEDNLAIRNLPMVLLGVTAAIIEGLVIGILSFRMQGLNGDIQLTWLANIILLQIVFVLLTSYLLRQFKMLGMFMNLVLFTAYLLLTDAVGRAIDSSSIFYKIRTFSPLYQGESILSNVSNQIQTTNHYLLYLIGAIPLLILLNLVVWLPNFKKKTKVEGEE